A single region of the Brassica oleracea var. oleracea cultivar TO1000 unplaced genomic scaffold, BOL UnpScaffold02022, whole genome shotgun sequence genome encodes:
- the LOC106321569 gene encoding DNA-directed RNA polymerase II subunit 4-like codes for MSGEEEENAAKLKIGDEFLKAKCLMNCEVSLILEHKYEQLQQVSEDPMNQVSQVIEKSLQYVKRFSRYKNPYAVRQVREILSRHQLTEFELCVLGNLCLETAKEAVAMVPSLKTKGRAHNNEATENILNDLSLVKRFE; via the exons ATgtccggagaagaagaagagaacgcTGCCAAACTCAAGATTGGAGATG AGTTTTTGAAGGCAAAGTGCTTAATGAACTGTGAAGTGTCTTTGATCCTTGAGCACAAGTATGAACAGCTTCAGCAAGTCTCCGAGGATCCTATGAATCAAGTTTCTCA AGTGATTGAGAAGTCTTTGCAGTATGTGAAGCGATTTAGTAGGTACAAGAATCCATATGCTGTTCGACAAGTTCGAGA AATCTTGAGCAGGCATCAGCTCACTGAGTTTGAG CTTTGCGTTCTTGGCAATCTCTGTCTTGAAACTGCTAAAGAAGCAGTGGCAATGGTTCCTTCTCtcaaa ACAAAAGGAAGAGCTCATAATAATGAAGCGACCGAGAATATACTTAATGATCTCTCCCTTGTCAAGAGATTCGAGTAG